DNA from Ziziphus jujuba cultivar Dongzao chromosome 2, ASM3175591v1:
CGTAAAGGAGGAATTGGCCCAATAATTTGACAGGTCAATACACAATTAAGTGCTAGCAACTAACTCAAAGGTAACTGGTGCTTCCATTTCCATGTGAAATGATCATCTCTAACTCTGCTAGGGAGGTACTTTTTATTTGTTGTGGGTCAGGTGTTAgagtaaaatttataatgtataggtagaaattaaaatatttcttatagtTTGTAAAGTTGTTCATTCTGTAGCAGTTTTCAGTTAATTTGTGAATCTATTTGAACATTTTTAtggtctaattattttaaatatagaaGATAATTGCTGGTCAGATTTTTCTGAAGGTGGGATTTTGCATGAAGTTGATAAATGGCCACTTTCTCTAAGATATTGGAAAACAAAATGTTGTGTTATCTTCACCATGATCTGTTTTGCTCCTTTTCTTAGTAAAAAATTGTAATGCATATGGTACGGAGATTGTGGAATATCTATGACTATTCTTCTTTCTGGGAGTTTAGTTAAAGTTTAATAATTCTTCTGTTTAGTTAAAGTTTAATAATTCTTCTTTCTGTCACATTCCAGGATTTGGAAGGTCAATCCTTGGGAGCATCCCTGCAATTTGATACATTTGGATTTACAGCCACAGAACTTGCACGCAAACAAGCTGAGAAGGAACAACAACAAAGGTCAAGTGTTATATGAATGTGTTAGCGTGTCTTCTGTTCACCTGATTTACATAGTTGGATCCACAACCTAACTATTAAGTTTTTTGTATCATTGATGGTAACTTAACAACGTATCAAATTTCTGGCTATCTGTTTGGTTTTGTGGATGAATGACGTCCATAGCTTAAACTTTTAGGATTAATGGTAAATGGATAGTTTCATAgctctggatcacttttactaatttttctctcactctctctcctaCTTTTTCCATTGTGTTTTTTCATCAGTTGAGAATGTTGATTATGAGGCTTTGAACTCTGCATACCAAAGAATAAGATGATTTGGACATATAATTGGAAAGTttggatttatatttataataaaagccGTAATCATTTGGATGAATACTGAAATTGATGGTTGCATAGTTGTCTAGAGAACTCTTTGATTTTCCTGaggaaagatatatatatatatatatatatataatttatttatttatttatttatttttgtgtgtgtgggTGAGAACTTGTCTACAATGTTGTCTGAAGTGTTCATTCCCCATATTTTTTGCATGAATAAGGATAActctttatcttttattttgctgGTTAAGGGAATTGGGTTTTCTCTGCAACTGAGGCAAAATGGTTGTACTAGGCATTCAtattgataagaaaaaaattgtactaGGCATGATGAATACTTTAAGATGCCTTCTTATCAACCGCTTTGATGCAGATGTCTTGCAAGATCTCTTTCGACTTCCTATGTACATAGATAAGCCTAAGTTTGACTATAATGATAATCTTTTTAATTGAAAGGCTTTTCAACCTGTACTAGGCCATTTCTAGTCCAGAGAATTCGtagcttttttctttcccttagaAGTTATTGTGGCTTATCATATAGCTTATCTTGCATGCATTTGCAGGCCATCAGCTATTCCTGGACCTGTTCCCGATGAAATACTTCTGCCAGCTACTGAGTCTATAGGTTTGTTGCATTTAAATTATATCAGTGTTTGTGCAGAGATAAATTTTTGCAAGTTTTCATTCTTTAGTTGCTTGCTGTTCTTGGTCAGGTCTGAAGTTACTGCTGAAGATGGGATGGCGCCATGGTCGTTCAATTAAGGATTCACATGTCAATTCAGTTTACGGTATCTTTTGTCAATGCTATTTCAGATTTTGTTTCCTTGCGGTGATCTCATTTTGCTTCCATTCTTATGGCCCTCACAATGAGAACATCTGTTTCACCTAGTCTTTATGTTTCTAAGTTTTGATCTGAATATCTATCTGAAGGGAATAGAAAAAGGTGGAATTAGTAGTGTGACATTCTTTATTCACTGATTATTTGTTCTCTGCTTTACCTAGTCTGGCTAAATTAGTAGACTTTAAgagttaaattttcttttgaggTCTGGATTCTTGGCAATAACTGGTTCTTATGAAGGATTTCTTGGTGTGTGTGGTTTTGTGCGTGTGCACTTGACTTGCATTGAACATAGTTCATTCGTTGCTGGTTGTTACGTAGCTTGTGAGCCAGGAATATAACTACAGCAAGCATGAGGTTCCTGGTGCTGCTTAATCTGGGACTTTGTCTTATATGTGAAGTCATCCAGATGGATCATTCGATTAATTCTAGTTTGGTGAAAATGAAATCTGATTGCTTAGaaggaaaatattaaataattaagaagTTTGAAATCTGTACACATATGTGCATGGTTTATCTCTCGTATTGGGTACAAATATCTGATATCTCCATTCTAAGATTTTTGGATGTGATGTCCTTTTAACAAGGATGCATATAAGTTAATCAGATGTTAGGAGTTGGAAACCTAATGAGAATGAAAATCATAGAAAAACTCTAATAATTTGCGAAAATTCAAGAAACTTTAGGAGCAGACTAAAATGGGGATGAAAGACATGCAttgaggaaatttttttattttttttaatttccctgATGCATCTGAAACACTTCTGAGGTGGGTTTTTGAAACTCTTAATGTTAGTCTCCAACAAAGGAAGCATATTTCCTGTTTGTCCCAGCTATGATGTTGGCTTTTTATATCCTCGAGAGGAAGGTTTAATTACCGGCAAAAAAATGTAATTCTGAGTGTTGAAATGTATTtcgttgtttattttattttattttactttgcaGTTTTTGACCATAGCACCTTTTCATATCATGTAGACTGGAAGTTAATACTGCATCGAACAGTTTTAACTGTcatgttttaataattttacagATGCTAGAAGGGAGGCAAGGAAAGCTTTCTTAGCATTTTCATCTGATGATGCAAAGGCACAGCCTTCTGAATCAGAGCCTATTCTAGGTGACCTTGAAAATTACATTGAGCAGCCTGCTAGTGATGAAGTTCGCTTTTCTCAGAGCAAACATGTGAGAATTTCTTTGCTTTCCTTTTCTTATCgaatcaatttttattactattactattatttattttattttgtttaccaCTTATATCCTTTGATAGATTAAACTTTGTGAGTTATGACACAATTCTTTCAAGAAAATTTTCTCCATAGATTATGTCATGATGTACCGGGTACCCTAATATTGAtaagatattttttaattctctttCCTTAATAGCTTATTGAATAACATATGTTTCCTTTGTCATTTCATTAAGATCCTTTGAAATTCCAAGTTTATGGAGTCTGATTTTATGTGAttcttaatatttaaattcatatttcatTTGGACCTAGGacattctttattatttaactGGAAGTTGGGTTTTGAATGAGTTGCACTGTCCTGAAATTAGTCCTGAATGTAATCTATAAGGAGGAGCACTTAATCTATGATGACATTCAAAGTCTTGAGGCACTCCAGACTGAAGGCTTAGTCAAATGAAAAGGTTTTAGTGCTCATGTCATGAATTGTAAATCTTAGAAAAGAACTAAATTTTAACCTTTGGAATCAGGTGATGTAGTGGTGTTTGTCTTGTTCCATATTGGTGGCTATACTCTTCTTCATCTCAGAAAGACCAATATGCACCATATGGCtattttatcttgatttttgttttgtattcttCAATACTTATAGCAAATTTGGGCGAATTAGTTCTGGTTGTATGTGATAGTCATGTGGATGCCACATGCTTAAGGGTGTCATGTATGAAAATCTCAGAGTTTGGACTCCTGGCAGTAGGGTGTTTGCGGGAGAGGCTGGTCAACTCCCTTAGAGGTTTCTTACTGACTGcggtaaaatcaatttttatttctgtACATACCTTTTCATGTTTAAACTGGCTTCTGAAGGGGTTGCTGGATCAATTGCCAAGGGATGTCATTTTTTGCGACTTTTCTGGATTCAAGTTGTGTAGAATGTGGATGTTTATCACCTGCTCGACTAGttattttaatgattaaaataGAATTACTTGAATCATTGTTGCATGCATAACATCTGGctaatcttttttctttcttttttgatattCTAGATTGACCAACAATTTGTATTTCtgataacaatttaaatttgtgtcatttttataactattttttagtTCTTTCTTTCAGGTTCATGTACTCAATCCAAAGCAGGACTTGCATGGTTTAGGTTTTGATCCTTATAAGCTTGCACCGGAATTTAGGGGTATGTAGTTTCTTAAAGCAATTATGTTATGTTCAACTCTTTGGTAAACTCTCAGTGCTGCTGTACctaactcttttttttatttttttattttttttttaatttttaatttatttatttatcttttatctttttctttttcccttaaattttaaaatttccagaAAAGAAAAGATCACGCATATCTGAGAACAGGGATCCTGGTTATAGAAAAGCTCTGTCAGTGAAAAAAGACATTTTTGGTTTCAAGTGTAAGATCTATTATCTAATCAGTTGGCATATCCTTGTTTTTCATATGAGGAGATTCCTGTACTTATGCATCATGCTAAGTCCATTTAGCATATTGTAAATTTCTTGTCAAACGTGAGGATGATAAGGTCCATTGTTCATCAGCAGGAAAGGTTGCTCCTGGTTTTGGCATTGGAGCACTTGAAGAACTTGATGCTGAAGATGAGGATTTCTATGCCTCCGGTGAGCATACCTAGCATTTGTTATCTGTCCTACCTGCTTATATGCTTTTGGAAATAAAAACTGCTTACATTGTTTAAGGAATTTCCTATCCTGGTGCATGTATAACAAAACTTTGTCAAAAGGATTTCTTAGATTGTTTTAACATTTTGTTAATTGTTATACAGGTTTCACTTCTCATTTTTGCTTTGAATTTTCCTTATTTTGGTTGAAATAGTTTAATAAGAACTATGCATTGGTTAATGCTACATTTATGCCTCTAAGGCCCTTGAAAGAATTATATAGATATGTTATTTTCCTAATCTTGCTGATTGGATAAGCTTTGTTTATTTGTTAAGCATGCTGATTTCCTTGTTTGGTGTTGGTTTAATTTGTAATCATCTTCAGCATAAAACATTGAtggcttgtttgtttcttttgaaAACTGATCCTTTTGTGTTGGTGCATTAATATTTCTGTTTCAACTGTTGTTGGTTTTGGCCTGTGGACTATGCTAGCCTATGAGAGATATCCTTCTTTCCTACCCATAGACTCCTTCAATCTTTGCTGAAGGCTGGATTGGATTCAATATGCCTAGTTCATCCGTTATCACTTTAACTTCTGttagtaataaatataaatggttAATTTCTCAGTTGAACCTGCTGTCCAGGTTATGACTTTGAGGAGACTTACGTCCAAGAAATAGATGAACCTTCATCATCAACTGTAGAAAGTGAACAAAAGTTTCTGATGAAAGACAGTAAACAGAAGCTGCTTACAAAGGAACAAGAAGTTCTGCCTGGATTTAGACTTGCGTCAAATTCTGACTACCAGTTGGCAAGGTAACCGATAGCTTTTGATATGTTAATGCATAAGGCATTTTATGCAAGTTTAAGATATATAATCACTACTTTTTCTAAATTGAAATCATATTTTTCAATCAAGGTATTAGCTTGCAGTTATATCTAATATACTGAGAATGAGCCTGTTTTAATTACAAAGTGATACATCAATGAGAACAATTATGTGCTTACTTTTCCAGTTGTATCTTGTTTCTGCACCTCTGTATAACTGTTACCTTGCTAATTGTTTCTCAGATTTGATCCTCCTCTTGTTCCAAAGGATTTTGTACCCCATCACAGATTTTCTGGGCCTCTTGAGACTGAGTACAAGTATGCTGATACTGGTCCTCCAGAGGTTCCTCCACCTGAGGATAACAATTTGAAGCTCTTAATTGATGGGCTAGCAACTTTAGTAGCTCGGTGTGGCAAACTATTTGAGGATCTCTCCAGAGAGAAGAACCAGTCAAATCCATTGTTTAGCTTTCTTGTTGGAGGAAATGGCCATGATTATTATGCAAGGAAACTGTGGGAGGCACGTCAAAAGCAAGCTGATAAAACCAAGCAGCACTTGGATGGGAAACTGCTCCCAAGTACGCAGAAGATATCAGCAGAGACCCGTGGAAAAATCTTAGGAGAAAGGCCTTTGCAACGAAGCTCTAAGGATTCTAGTTCATCTGTTGTGTCGTCAAATTCAGTGCATCTCCAATACAATCTTTCAGATACGTTTATGAAACCTGCATTTTTTGTGAGTAACATACTTATTTCTctatcattttcaaatttttatgtttGCACTTTTCCTGGACTATGTCAatgatttttttcccccctaattTATATTCTCTTAATGTACTGCTACAGCTAATATTTTTtgcatttcaattttatttgccTCATCAAATGTAGAGTGAGATGCTGGAAGTTTCTAAACCCTTTAAAGATGATCCTGCAAAGCAGGAAAGATTTGAGCAATTTCTCAAGGAAAAGTATCAAGGAGGGCTTCGGTCGACTGAGTCTGGTGGATCTAGTTATATGTCTGAAGCAGCCCGTGCTCGTGAGAGATTGGATTTTGAGGCTGCAGCTGAAGCAATAGAGAAAGGCAAATTGGGTAAAGGAGGCAAGCTCCCTACAAATCCTATTGCCGAGTATTTGGCTGCCGGAGCGATGCAGTTTACTTCTGGTGGCTTACAGgtaatttttattggttttacttTGTAGTTTAAAATTTGTATCTTTGGATTCAGATTGTTGACTGAAATTGTTAAAAGCAGCAAGTAAAAGATACTCAAGCTGAAGATTTGATCACAAGGAAAATGTACCCTAAAAGGGAAGAATATGAATGGCGTCCTGCACCTATTTTGTGCAAGCGCTTTGATCTCATTGATCCTTATATTGGAAAGGTActtgtttttcttctctcttttggtATCTGCTATTCAAAACTTGTATTCTTCCCCCTTTGGCTGGTAATTTGACAATGCAATCTTTATTATTACttcattcttttcatttatttattccatTGTAAATTTCAAATCTAACTGAAGAGTTGAATTACTTTTTTAACAATCCAGAGCCTTATGGTAGTAGATGGTAGCCTTTGGACTCATAAGCGCCCTTGAAATCTAACTTTTTTGTACTCAAACTCAACGTGGGATTTGAGATATCATAATCTCCCATATTTGGCATTCTTGTTAGGAGAGGAGCCAAAACCATGTTCCATTTTTTCCCCATATGAGTGGTTTCATTTTGTGCACATTTAACCGCTTTTGTTTGGGTCCAATGGCCTAAGCCACACAAGGGCAATAATGCTTGTCATGCCATTGATGATCATTCAAAAGTAAGTGATAGTCAAAGGTAATATTTAGGTTAATTTTTGGCCTCTGTTTTGAAGGGACTTGGTGTATTGTGATTACATATGCTTTAATGTGCATTTTTACTAGGGATGATTTTAGGTTGCCTCTTCCCTTTCTTCTCCTCCCCCAACTTATTATGAGTTCCTCGCAGGGAAGGGGCAGGTATATGGATTAATCTTCATTTAATTTGAACTCCACCCTCCCATCTTCATTCCATCGTTAGCAAGTTCAAATTTCTTTCTCATACATGCCTCTTTCATTAATGCTATGTTTGGATTAGAAGGAACAAAGAATTTCCTCATATTTCTACAAGGAAAATTGAAATTTCTGTAATTTATGTGTGGTTCATTTTTCCACCCTATTTTTTgatgcttttctttttcaatttcttctaaccaaaaatataaactaaaatattgtttatcatacatattttttatatacatatatttcaaCTTCTTTACCTTGTTGAATTGGAATGATATGAGGATTTTTCCCCCACTCTAATTCTCTGTGATGTGTTCTTTCTTATTAATGAAGTAAAGTTTTCCATAAAAAACATATACATCGGTTTCCCTACTAAGTTACAAGGTCTAAACATGGGGTAAAATTCCTTAATACTGGTTCATTTTAATGAACACTTTGAAGATGTGTACAAATTGTATTTCTTCATTACTGAGTGGATCCCTAACAAATGCAAGCTTTTGAATTGTTAGTTTTCATTTCCTGAATGTAGCttagaaatatgaaattattttttgcagCCACCACCGGCTCCACGGATCAGGAGCAAGGTAGATACTCTCATTTTCACACCAGATTCTGTCAAATCCACAGACAGGGAAGAGACAGGAAAAACAACTAAAGACTCCTTCCCTATGCCTCAATCTGATGCCCAAATGATAAGCAAAGATGTTGACGAGGAAATTGAAGTTGAGGTAGAAGTTGAAAATGTGGAGAGGCCTGTTGACCTATACAAGGTACTTATTGTTCTTTGAAATGAGAGTAGTTGTTTAATATGTACAACGGATTGctttaaaattcatcattatTTCCGTGTCCTAAAATGAAACTTTAGGATACATTTGGTATGGATTTcttcaccccccccccccccccccccccctcctctTCTTTCCCCCTATTGTTTTCAATAATACTGTGACCAAACaatagttctttgttgtaaaacCAATTTTCCAAACTACACCGAAGGTTATGGGACCCACCATCTTAATTCTTTcgcttctttcttttctctatctGTTGTTTCCTTTCTTTGAAGATATAATAGGTTGTATTTTTATCTTCCAAGTTCATGAACTGTTTGCAAACTCatgatttcaattttataatcacTGCAAATAATATGATTTTGGGTTCaatgaattatgaattatatcAGACCTATTTTCCTGATTGGGACCAAATATACTCTTACTTTGCAGTTGTCTTTAAAATATGccttcaatttatttatcttgCAGTCATTGCTAAATTGGTTCATTTCTTAAATTAGGATGGTGATAAGGGCCTCTCTTAGGTAAATCTTATTTTCCAGCCATgaatgtttttctatttttcaaatatatgtcAAAATAGACCCTTTTTGATCCAGCTGTTCATAATGATTGATTCTTAACATCCTTAATAAACCTTTGAGCAGCTTCTTGAGCATTCAATGCAGTGTATGCTGTACAGTGTTTATGCTACTATGCAACTTTAAGTCAGATTACGCGTCAGTTTTGTTGAACATGTGTATTGGCACAGTTAGTACGATAAATTTACACtagtttaaattttgttttcactCGTGGCAAAATGTTCCAGGCTCTTTGCATTGGAAGAAAGTTATATGCCAGTTCTTGTGAATGTTTGTGTCTTGTGCTGAGTCttataaaattattcttttttgtatTCACTCATGAAATGAAAAACACAGAATCTTCACTTTATCATTTTAAGGAGCTCTTACGTGATATGTAGGGTGTCTTTTAGTTACCCTATTTACTTCTTTGCAGGCTATCTTCTCTGATGATTCAGATGATGAAGGGGATACCTCTACTCTCAACAAAGTGGAGGATCCTGAGAAAAAGGTTGAAGCAGCCAATACAACATTAAACCGTTTGATGGCGGGTGACTTTTTGGAATCCTTGGGTAAAGAACTAGGGCTAGAAGTACCCCCTGATCTAGCCTATGCAACAAGCAATGCTTCGCAAAATGAAATTGTTAATTCAAACTCTGAAAATGCCAAGATCCCACTTTCTGAAAATAAGGATTCTTCCAGCACTTTTGCTGCAGTTGAATCTCCCATAAATCAAGGCGATCCACACACCTTGGAGAAAGCTGAAGTTGGCGTATGTAATAAAAATGAATTCATCCATGGTAACTCAGCCAAAGGTAGTAGTAAACGTACAGAGACTGTTTCTTTAGGGACAAAATATGATAAAGTGAGTTCAGAAAAGGTTTTTGACAACAAAAGGAAAGCTAAAACATCATTGAGCCAGAACCAGAGTTTGAGTAGCAGTTCATTGTCAGAAGACGAAAGGAGTAGAAAACGCTCTAGGCAACATCGACATAGAAATAGAAGCAGTGATTCTGGTGATTCATCGAGTGATGATCAGGGCAGACACTATTCTAGATCAAAAGGGAGACGGAAAGCATCATCCTCTCGAGAAAAGAGTAGCAGCAGAAGAAAGCGCTCTAAGCATCATAAGCACAGAAGCAGGGATTCACGTAGTAGATCTCAGCACTCCACGGAGAAGGGAAATGCAGAAGGCAAGAGAGAGAAGCATAAGAGGAGTTAGAAGAAGACGTTCCTTTTCTTGAATTGCATGTAGATTTATGTGTAAAAATATCATGGTAGAAAGAACACTAACAGCTGGAATATTAGTTTGCATAGGATTTTGGCTGGAGTAGCTCAATGGACATGAAGGCCTTATTTTGTGGCTCCTCTTCCGAGTCTTTTCAATGAAATCAAGTTTTATGGAGAAAAACTTATATACGATCGGCCAATCAAAAAAATGCCGCATATCAAACTCTgtaaagaatataatttttttatttgttttattatttttctcttttctctcttgaAGTTTGAAACCAGACCATACACAACTGTCACAATATCAAGATGGATTCCTTTCTTTCAAATCCAACAATAATTTGTTCATTGTGTTTTCCACAACCTTTTATATCcaatcttctttattttcaaacatttggtccaagttttgtttttggatttgaTAAAGTGTttattcttcctctttctttcCTTTGCTTTTCCATTTCGTTCCTCAATATCCAACTACAAGCAAACATAACCATAGAaatcaatttcttattttttttattattattattattatttcaagttaatcaacaaataaagaacaaaaatttatgCGAAAATTAAACTTTCACGTCTGCCAGCATGTTTCTCATTTCCAAAATTTATGAGCCAccgcaaaaaaataaagaggttATTTATAATTAGAATCTTTCCGTCAAGTTTTTGGGATACCTTGAATTCTTATTGTTATAGAGAAAAAGAGATTGCAGATGAAGTCAGAGAGGAGAACTGAACGGGTTTggagaaaaggaagaagaactGTGGGCAAGACCAAGTAAAAaactcatattttatttttaaaaaaaccaaaacacgTGTCATGAAATGGTTGGACATTCGTACCAACTGACGTGGTGCAACGTTCGAACATAGGTTTTTCTCAGTTTTAAAGCctacacaaaaagaaaagaatggcacaaatgaaaattaaatatgcTATAAACATGgatgttttgaattttataaccTAAAATATCATGATAGGTTTTATTTATGATGTATGTAACACTTCCATTCTTATCATTCATTTTGGTATTAATTTTTCTAACCGTTACGCAGGTATAAGCCCATAAATAGGGTTATTGTTATAAGTAATACACATAAACAAGAATTTGAGATTTTCACTTttgttcttcttcctttcttttattcttattaatattctagTGTTATGATTTTgtactttttctta
Protein-coding regions in this window:
- the LOC107419008 gene encoding G patch domain-containing protein TGH, whose protein sequence is MDSDEEDYVFYGTPIEREEEITSRKKKAVAEASGQLRTLPSWKQEVRDEEGRRRFHGAFTGGYSAGYYNTVGSKEGWTPQSFVSSRKNRAEVKQQNIFNFLDEDEKEDLEGQSLGASLQFDTFGFTATELARKQAEKEQQQRPSAIPGPVPDEILLPATESIGLKLLLKMGWRHGRSIKDSHVNSVYDARREARKAFLAFSSDDAKAQPSESEPILGDLENYIEQPASDEVRFSQSKHVHVLNPKQDLHGLGFDPYKLAPEFREKKRSRISENRDPGYRKALSVKKDIFGFKSGKVAPGFGIGALEELDAEDEDFYASGYDFEETYVQEIDEPSSSTVESEQKFLMKDSKQKLLTKEQEVLPGFRLASNSDYQLARFDPPLVPKDFVPHHRFSGPLETEYKYADTGPPEVPPPEDNNLKLLIDGLATLVARCGKLFEDLSREKNQSNPLFSFLVGGNGHDYYARKLWEARQKQADKTKQHLDGKLLPSTQKISAETRGKILGERPLQRSSKDSSSSVVSSNSVHLQYNLSDTFMKPAFFSEMLEVSKPFKDDPAKQERFEQFLKEKYQGGLRSTESGGSSYMSEAARARERLDFEAAAEAIEKGKLGKGGKLPTNPIAEYLAAGAMQFTSGGLQQVKDTQAEDLITRKMYPKREEYEWRPAPILCKRFDLIDPYIGKPPPAPRIRSKVDTLIFTPDSVKSTDREETGKTTKDSFPMPQSDAQMISKDVDEEIEVEVEVENVERPVDLYKAIFSDDSDDEGDTSTLNKVEDPEKKVEAANTTLNRLMAGDFLESLGKELGLEVPPDLAYATSNASQNEIVNSNSENAKIPLSENKDSSSTFAAVESPINQGDPHTLEKAEVGVCNKNEFIHGNSAKGSSKRTETVSLGTKYDKVSSEKVFDNKRKAKTSLSQNQSLSSSSLSEDERSRKRSRQHRHRNRSSDSGDSSSDDQGRHYSRSKGRRKASSSREKSSSRRKRSKHHKHRSRDSRSRSQHSTEKGNAEGKREKHKRS